In Juglans regia cultivar Chandler chromosome 13, Walnut 2.0, whole genome shotgun sequence, the following proteins share a genomic window:
- the LOC108989031 gene encoding uncharacterized protein LOC108989031, with translation MSSTLLNVSNFITLRLKPENYPLWCDQVLALAKSQELTDFLTGEANPQLKYFQQSMELILPPIQNTKNGNRQIVWVALKEAYAQSSQERQFQLNQPRTYMKKTHEVSLNDYLRKLKEISGKKGHPAIRCWHLFNHSVQPDNLPQAFTALQLNPEVHHEEWTSDTGASAHMTSHKGNLHNLRSYNGHDHVMLGNGEFLKVTHIGDAIIGSGPSAITLRDVLLVLELERSLLSVG, from the exons ATGTCTTCCACTTTGCTAAATGTTAGTAATTTCATTACTCTCAGGCTCAAGCCTGAAAATTACCCACTCTGGTGTGATCAAGTCCTTGCACTTGCTAAAAGCCAAGAGCTCACAGACTTTCTCACTGGAGAAGCCAACCCCCAATTGAAGTACTTCCAGCAATCGATGGAACTCATATTGCCTCCAATCCAGAATACAAAAAATGGAAATCGGCAGATC GTTTGGGTAGCTCTCAAGGAAGCCTATGCCCAGTCCTCTCAAGAACGACAATTTCAGCTCAATCAACCACGCACATATATGAAGAAAACTCATGAAGTTTCTCTCAATGACTACCTTAGAAAATTGAAGGAG ATATCTGGCAAGAAAGGGCATCCTGCAATTCGTTGTTGGCATCTTTTTAATCACTCGGTGCAACCAGATAATTTACCTCAAGCCTTCACTGCTCTTCAACTCAATCCTGAGGTACATCATGAGGAATGGACTTCAGATACTGGTGCATCTGCACATATGACCTCTCATAAAGGTAACCTACATAATCTTCGATCTTATAATGGTCATGATCATGTTATGTTAGGCAATGGTGAATTTTTGAAAGTTACTCATATTGGTGATGCCATTATTGGTTCTGGTCCTTCTGCTATTACCTTACGAGATGTTCTTCTAGTTCTTGAATTAGAAAGAAGCTTATTATCTGTAGGATAA
- the LOC108991051 gene encoding protein JINGUBANG-like, with amino-acid sequence MKLRPWLSTCSSSTCITTADDSTIPFPKNRRPSPNLLASDTSSFSSEIPSSAASSSNSSTSTSTLQSHLSLQTLPSVPSLQKISPESLSTSVSYLSVASIKPSPSLPITCLAVHGNLLYACSSHEINVYDRTTSAHLDAFNGQDPSSGSVKAVTFCDGKVFTTHQDCKIRVWQVPSTKSHKLLATLPTFNDRLRRSVLPKNYVTVRRHKKRLWIEHADAVTGLAVNNGLIYSVSWDKSLKIWRASDLRCVESVKAHEDAVNAVAVSVDGTVYTGSADRRIRVWAKPFGEKRHALIATLEKHKSAVNALALNGDGSVLFSGACDRSILVWDREDSANHMVVTGALRGHGKAILCLINVSDTLFSGSADRTVRMWQRGIDGRYCCLAVLEGLEKAVKSLVAVSEEGESNGVVSVFGGSLDGEIKAWQISVSNHVSSPIS; translated from the coding sequence ATGAAGCTCCGACCATGGCTATCAACCTGTTCCTCCTCCACCTGTATCACCACCGCAGACGACTCCACCATCCCTTTCCCCAAAAACCGAAGACCATCCCCAAATCTCTTAGCATCCGATACGAGCTCCTTCTCCTCCGAGATTCCTAGTAGCGCCGCTTCATCATCAAACTCTAGCACCTCCACCAGCACTCTCCAAAGTCATCTCTCCCTCCAAACCCTTCCCTCTGTCCCTTCCCTCCAGAAAATCTCCCCTGAAAGCCTAAGCACCTCCGTCTCTTACCTTTCCGTCGCCTCCATTAAACCCAGTCCATCCCTCCCTATTACCTGCCTCGCCGTCCATGGTAATCTCCTCTATGCCTGCTCCTCCCACGAAATCAACGTCTACGACAGAACCACCTCCGCGCACCTCGATGCATTCAATGGTCAGGATCCCTCCTCCGGTTCCGTCAAGGCCGTTACCTTCTGCGATGGCAAAGTCTTCACTACTCACCAGGACTGTAAGATCCGAGTCTGGCAGGTGCCGTCCACCAAATCACACAAACTGTTAGCTACTCTCCCCACCTTTAATGATCGCTTAAGACGTTCCGTACTTCCTAAGAACTACGTCACCGTTCGTCGTCACAAGAAACGGCTCTGGATCGAGCACGCCGACGCCGTCACGGGCCTCGCCGTTAACAATGGTTTGATCTATTCGGTCTCGTGGGACAAGAGCTTGAAGATTTGGCGGGCTTCTGATCTCCGTTGCGTAGAGTCCGTTAAAGCTCACGAAGACGCCGTAAACGCCGTGGCAGTTTCCGTTGACGGAACCGTTTACACGGGATCAGCTGACAGGCGGATCCGGGTTTGGGCCAAACCATTTGGAGAGAAGCGGCACGCATTGATAGCGACGCTGGAGAAGCACAAATCGGCGGTGAATGCGTTGGCCTTAAACGGCGACGGATCGGTGCTGTTTTCGGGTGCGTGCGACCGTTCGATATTGGTGTGGGATAGAGAGGATAGCGCGAACCACATGGTGGTGACGGGGGCGTTGAGAGGGCATGGAAAGGCAATACTGTGCCTGATCAACGTCTCTGATACGTTGTTCAGTGGGTCTGCTGATCGTACGGTCAGGATGTGGCAACGCGGGATTGATGGGAGGTATTGTTGTTTGGCTGTTTTGGAGGGACTTGAGAAGGCAGTGAAGTCTCTGGTGGCGGTTTCAGAAGAAGGGGAGTCAAACGGTGTCGTATCTGTGTTCGGTGGCAGTCTTGATGGGGAGATTAAAGCGTGGCAGATCTCGGTTTCAAATCATGTTAGCAGTCCAATATCATGA